From a region of the Danio aesculapii chromosome 4, fDanAes4.1, whole genome shotgun sequence genome:
- the LOC130222212 gene encoding ladderlectin-like, producing the protein MMLGRFLLLFLFCMGNAAGQDEKCPCGWKNSGSRCFKFFSTSVNWNTAEKNCQSLGANLASVHKKADNIFLLSLVPASTRCWIGGHGGEQDGQWLWTDGSRFSYTNWCSGEPSKGNENCLEINFTSKHCWNNLGCSTAMGYLCAKKL; encoded by the exons ATGATGCTGGGAAGATTTCTGCTGCTTTTCTTGTTCTGCATGGGGAATGCAGCAG GCCAAGATGAGAAATGCCCCTGTGGATGGAAAAATTCTGGATCTCGATGCTTTAAGTTTTTCTCCACGTCTGTTAACTGGAACACAGCAGAG AAAAACTGTCAAAGTCTTGGTGCGAATCTCGCTTCGGTGCATAAGAAAGCAGACAATATTTTTCTGCTGAGTTTGGTGCCCGCTTCCACACGCTGCTGGATTGGTGGTCATGGTGGTGAACAA GATGGACAGTGGTTGTGGACTGATGGGTCTAGGTTTAGTTATACCAACTGGTGCTCAGGAGAGCCTAGTAAGGGGAACGAGAACTGCTTGGAGATCAATTTTACAT CAAAGCATTGCTGGAACAATCTGGGCTGTTCAACCGCAATGGGCTATTTGTGTGCTAAAAAACTGTGA